CTCCAGCTCGTCGATGGTGCTGACGCCGAGTGCGTCGTACAGCGCCCGTGCCGTCTTCGGGCCTACGCCAGGGACCTGCATCAAGGTCACGAGCGACGGCGGCAACACGGCGGAGACCTCGTCGAGCTCGGGGAACGACCCGCGCACGAGGATCGACGAGATCGCTTTCGCAAGCTTGGCGCCGACGCCAGGGACGTCGGTGAGCCGGCCTTCGGCCGCCGTCCGCGCGATCTCCTCGGGCCACGACCGCACGTTGCGCGCCGCCGTCCGGTACGCGAGGTACCGGTACTTGTCGGCGCCAGCGATCTCGAGCAGGTCGGCCGCCTGCTCCAGGACCCGCGCGACGGCTGCGTTGTCGAGCTCGGCCACGCGGGCCTCCTAGGCCGGCGGATGCTCCGCGAGCCACCGCTCGTCGGCCGCGAGCACGGCGCTCGCGTCGGCCAGCTGCTCGCGGACGCGCTCCGGCGCCGTGCCGCCCTCGCTGGTCCTGCGCGCGACCACCTCGGCGATGTCCAGCGCCGCGACCGCGTCCTCGCCGAGGTGCGGAGACGCTGCGGCGAGCTCGGTTGCGCTCAGGTCCTGGAGCCTGCGTCCCGACCGCTCGCACTCGAGCACCAGACGGCCCACGATCTCGTGCGCCTCGCGGAAGGGGACTCCTTTCGAGGCGAGCAGATCGGCGAGGTCGGTCGCGGCCATGTAGCCGCCGAGCGCGGCCGCCGCCATGCGCTCCGTGTCCACCCGCATCGTCGCAAGCATGCCCTCGACCGCCACGAGCGCGTCCGCGTAGGTGTCGAGCGCGTCGAACAGCGGTTCTTTGTCTTCCTGCATGTCTTTGTTGTACGCGAGCGGAAGCCCTTTGAGCGTCACAAGAAGCGCCACGAGGTCGCCGATCGCACGGCCGGTCTTTCCGCGCACGAGCTCGGCGAAGTCAGGGTTCTTCTTCTGCGGCATGATGCTGGAGCCTGTCGACCAGGCATCGTCGAGGACGATGAACCCGAACTCCTCTGTGGACCACAGCACCAGCTCCTCGCACAAGCGCGACAGGTGCACCATGCCGAGCGCGCACGCGTAGATCGCGTCTGCCGCGAAGTCACGATCCGACACCGCGTCCATCGAGTTGGGGACGACCGCCGAAACGCCGAGCTCGGCAGCGACCGCACCGCGGTCGATCGGGAACGTGGTGCCCGCAAGGGCGGCCGACCCGAGGGGCAAGGCGTCGGCAGCGTCGTACGCCGCTTTCAGGCGACGGACGTCTCTGGAGAGCATCCAGAAGTACGCGAGCAGGTGGTGCGAGAACAGCACCGGCTGTGCCTTTTGCAGGTGCGTGTATCCCGGCATGACGGCGCCGAGGTGCGCCTCTGCGAGATCGACGATGGTGGAGCGCAGGCGGTTCGCGAGCGCCACGAGCTCGTGCGCGCGCCGCTTCACGAACAGCCGCACGTCGGTCGCGACCTGGTCGTTCCGCGAGCGCGCGGTGTGGAGCCGCTTGCCCGCCTCGCCGATCCGGCGCGTGAGCTCCTGCTCGATGGCCATGTGGATGTCCTCGGACGCGACGTCGAACTCGAGCCGTCCGGCCTCGATGTCCTCGCGGATCCCGATGAGGCCGCGGACGATCGCCTCGACGTCCTCGTGGGACAGCACGCCTTGCGTGCCCAGCATGCGCGCGTGCGCGATCGAGCCGGCGATGTCCTCGGCGTACAGACGCCGATCGACGGGCAGCGAGGCCCCGAACCGCTGCTGGAAGCGCTCGGGGGTCCGCTCGAAGCGCCCGCTCCAGGGGGTCGCGCCGCCTTCCGGCGCCGCGGGCATCGCCTACACCTCGCCTTCCTTGCCGACCTTGCGGCGCTGGCGCGCCCACACCTTCGTGGGAAGCCCCCACAGCTGCACGAAGCCCGCGGCGGCCTTGTGGTCGAAGGTGTCGGCCGCATCGTAGGTCGCAAGATTGTAGTCGTACAGCGAGTACGGCGAGCGCCTGCCGACCGTCACGCACGACCCCTTGTAGAACCGCAGACGCACGTCGCCCGTGACCAGCTGCTGCGTGGTGTCGATGAAGCCGTCGAGCGCCTCTTTGAGCGGCGAGTACCACATGCCGTTGTAGACGAGCTCGGCCCACTTCTGCTCGACGCCGAGCTTGTAGTGCAGAAGCTCCCGCTCGAGGCAGAGGTCCTCAAGCGCCTTGTGGGCCGTGATGAGCGTGAGCGCGCCGGGCACCTCGTATATCTCGCGGCTTTTCACGCCGACGAGCCTGTTCTCGATCATGTCGATCCGCCCGAAGCCGTGCTTGCCGGCGATCTCGTTCATGCGCACGATGATGTCGTGGAAGCTCATGGGCGTCCCGTCGAGCGCCACCGGAAGACCTTGCTCGAAGGAGATCTCCACGTACTCCGGCTCGTCGCACGCGCCGCCGCGCGAGTCGGCCGTGAGCGTGTAGATGTCCGCCGGCGGCTCGACCCACGGGTCTTCGAGCACGCCGCACTCGATGGCGCGGCCCCAGAGGTTGTCGTCGATCGAGTACGGGCTCGACTTCGTGGTGGGCACCGGGATCCCGTACCGCGCCGCGTACTCCATCTCCTGCTCCCGCGTCTTGAGCTCCCACTCGCGCACCGGCGCGATGACCTCGATGTCGGGGTCGAGCGCGGCGATGCCGACCTCGAACCGCACCTGGTCGTTGCCCTTGCCGGTGCAGCCGTGCGCTATGTAGCGCGCGCCGCAGCGGTGCGCCTCCTCGACGAGGTGCTTCACGATGATCGGGCGCGAGAGCGCGGAGAGCAGCGGGTACTTGTTCTCGTACAGCGCGTTCGCTCGCAGCGCCTTCGCCAGGAAGTCGTTGACGAACTCCTCGCGCACGTCTTTCACGATGGATTCGACCGCGCCGATGGCGAGCGCCTTGGCGCGGACCATCTCCAGGTCCTGCCGCTCCTGCCCGACGTCCACGGCAAGCGCGACGACGTCGACGCCCTTGTTCTCCATGAGCCACCGGATCGCCACCGAGGTGTCGAGCCCGCCGGAGTACGCGAGGACGCACGTGGGTCGTGTCACTGACTGACCGCCTTCCTTCTGCCAGGCCGCGCGAGACGTCGAGGTCCGCGCGACGCCGTCCGTTCCTACTGACGCTTGCCGCGGTAGCGCTCGATGCTCTCGACCACGGCCTGCGCTTCTGCGTCGCTGCGCGCGATGATGAGGATCGTGTCGTCGCCCGCGATCGAGCCGAGCACCTCGTCGAGCTCGGCCCCATCGATGGCCGCCGCCACGCCTTGCCCGGCACCCGCGGTCGTCTTGACGAGCACGAGCTGGCCGGAACGCACCACCGACACGACAAGCTCGGAGATCATCCGCTGCAGGTGCAGGTCCTCCGCCAGCACGTAGAAGCCCTCGGAAAGCTTCCGGAGCCCCATGTCCGCGATGTCGCGCGACACCGTCGCTTGCGTGCAGTCGAAGCCGTGCTGGCTCAGCCGATCGACGAGCTCGCGCTGCGTCTTGATGTGTTCCCGCCGGACGATCTTGCGGATCGCCTCTTGCCGCTGCTTGCGTTTCCGCACGTGAATCGACCACCCCTCCGTCACGAGAGCACCAGCGAGAGCCATGCCCGCTGTGCGTGCAACCTGTTCTCCGCTTCGTCGAACACCACGGACTGCGGTCCGTCGATGACCTCGTCGAGCACCTCTTCGCCCCGGTGTGCAGGCAGGCAGTGCATGAAGATCGCGTCCGGCTTGGCCAGCGCCATGAGCTCCGGCGTCACGGTGTAGCCACGGAATGCCGCCACCCGTGCGTCGTGCTCGGCCTCTTGGCCCATCGACGCCCAGGTGTCGGTGACGACGACGTCGGCGCCACGCACCGCCTCCTCAGGCGAGCGGATCACGCGGATCGAAGCTCCGGTACCGTACCGCTCAGCGAGCGCCACGGCGTCGTGCACGAAGCGCTCCTTCGGCTCGAACCCCGCAGGAGACGCCACCACCACGTCCATCCCGGCGAGCGCTCCGCCGAGCATGAGGGTGTTCGCCATGTTGTTGCCGTCGCCGACGTACGCGAGACGCAGGCCGGCAAGAGCGCCCCTGCGCTCGCGGATGGTGAGCAGATCGGCAAGCACCTGGCACGGGTGGTAGTCGTCGGTGAGCGCGTTGACGACCGGCACTGACGCGTGCAGCGCGATCTCCTCGACGTCTGCCTGCGCGAAGGTGCGGATGACGATGACGTCCACGTACCGCTCGAGGACCTTGACGGTGTCGTGGATGGTCTCGTTGCGCGAGAAGGCATCGCCGGGACCGAGCACCACCGGGTGCAGGCCCAGATCGACGCACGCGAGCTCGAACGAGACGCGCGTGCGCATCGACGGCTTCATGAAGATCAGCGCCGCCGAACGGCCCGTCATCTGCGGCGAGCGCCGCGCGTTCGCCCGTGCCCGCTTCTGCGCGTCTGCCCGGTCGAGCACCGCCGTGAGCTCCTCGGGCGTGAGCTCGCCGAGCGTCAGGAGGTCCCTGCCCATAAGACTTTGCATCACAGCCCCTTCGAAATGTCGTCCATCACGGCTGATAGTGTATCAATTTCGGATTCTGTGCATACCAGCGGAGGCAGGAAGCGGACGATATCGTCGCCGATCGGGTTCAGCAGCACCCGGCGTTCGAGCGCTGCGTCGGCGAGGGTCTTGGCGACGGGACGGGTGAGCGTCACGCCCACCATGAGCCCCGCGCCGCGGATCTCTGCGATCAGCCCGGTGCGTTCGCCGAAGCGTTCGAGCGCATCGCGCAGGTACGCGCCTGCCCTCGTGGCGTTCTCGCCCAGGCGCTCTGACGTCAGCGCATCCAGCGTGGCGAGCGCGGCCGCGCACACCACCGGACCGCCCGCGAACGTGGAGCCGTGGTCGCCGGGCGACAGCACCTCCGCGACCTGCGCGCGAGCGAGCACGGCGCCCGCCGGCAGTCCGTTGGCGAGCGCTTTCGCAAGCGTCATGACGTCCGGACGCACGCCGTACGCGCGGTGCGCGAACACAGGGCCCGTCCGATACAGGCCCGCCTGCACCTCGTCGAGGACGAGCAGCACACCGCGCTCGTCGCACAGCGACCGCACCGCTTTGAGGTACTCGACGTCGCACGGGAACACGCCGCCTTCGCCTTGGACCGGTTCGAGCAGGACCGCGCACACGTCGGGACCAAGCGCGCGCTCGAGCGCGTCGATGTCGTTGAGCGGCACGTGGGTGAAGCCGGGCACGAGCGGCTCGAACTTCGCTTGTTTGCTCGCCTGGCCCGTCGCCGAGAGCGCTCCGAACGTCCGCCCGTGGAACGACCGTTCGGCTGCGACGATGCGGAAGCACTTCTCCCCGCGCACGCTCCTACCCCACGCGCGCGCGAGCTTGATGGCCGCCTCGACGGCCTCCGTGCCGGAGTTGCACAAGAAGACGCGCGACGGCTCGCCGAACAGCGTGCACAAGCGCTCCTCCAGTTCGGCGCGGTGCTCGACGTGGTACAGGTTGCTCACGTGGACGAGCCGTTCGGCCTGCTCTCGGACCGCACGCGACACCGCCGGGTGCGCATGCCCGAGGTTCACGACGCCGATGCCGGCCACGAAGTCCAGGTACTCGGCGCCGTCCTCGTCGTACAGGCGCATCCCCGAACCGCGCACGAACAGCACCGGCTTGCGCGCGTAGGTCGGCCAGGCGTACCGAGCGTCGAGATCGACTGCGCGCGTCAGCGCTTCGCCCACTCAGCTCACCTCGCCTTCAGTCGGCGCGCCGTTGCGGGTGATCATCGTGCCCACGCCCGCATCGGTGTAGACCTCGAGGAGCAGCGCATGCGGCGTGGTCCCGTTCAGGATGTGTGCGCGCGACACGCCGCCTTCGAGGGCCCGGACGCACGCTTGCACCTTGGGCAGCATGCCCTTCTCGACCTCGCCAGCGGTGACCATCGAACGGGCCTGCTCGAGCGACAGCGCGCTGATGAGCGAGCCCTTGTCGGTGAAGTCCGCATACAGGCCGTCGACGTCGGTGAGGAAGATGATCTTCTCTGCGCCGAGCGCCGCGGCGATCTCGCCTGCAGCGGTGTCGGCGTTGATGTTGTACGACGACCCGTCCTCTCCCGCACCGACGGTCGCGACGACCGGGATGAAGCCGTCGCCGATGAGGTTGTCGACCACCGTGGTGTCGATGCCCGTGACCTCGCCGACCATGCCGAGCTCAGGGTCGAGCTGCCGGGCCCGGATGAGGTTCCCGTCGTCGCCTGAGATGCCGACGGCGTACCTGCCGTGGCTGTTGATGTCGCTCACGATGTCCTTGTTGTTCTTGCCGACCAGAACCATCTTCACGACTTCCATCGCCTCTGGCGGCGTCACCCGCAGACCGTTGCGGAACTCCACCGGCAGACCCAGGCGCTGCATGTATGCTGTGATGTCAGGGCCGCCGCCGTGCACGATCACCGGGTTGACGCCGACGAGCTTCATCAGCACGACGTCCTCGGCGATCGATGCGCGCATCGCCGGATCGGTCATCGCCGACCCGCCGTACTTCACGACGACCGTCCGGCCCCACGTGCGCTTGATCCACGGGAGCGCCTCGGTCAGGGTGAGCGCTTTGTCGAGAAGCGTCTGCATGTGTTCGTTCATGAGCGGTACTCCCCGTTGATCCGCACGTACTCGTAGGTGAGGTCGCACGTCCACACCGTCGCCGACGCCTCGCCTGCACCCAGGTCTGCGACGATCTCGACCTCCGGGCCGCTGAGCGCTCGTGCGGCCTCCTCTTCCGAGAACGGGACCGCGGTGCCGTTCTCGCAGGTGAGGACGCCAGCGAACACGATGCGGACACGCGACGGGTCGAGTGCGGCGCCCGACTTGCCGATGGCCATCGCGACCCTGCCCCAGTTGGCGTC
The Parvivirga hydrogeniphila genome window above contains:
- the argH gene encoding argininosuccinate lyase — encoded protein: MPAAPEGGATPWSGRFERTPERFQQRFGASLPVDRRLYAEDIAGSIAHARMLGTQGVLSHEDVEAIVRGLIGIREDIEAGRLEFDVASEDIHMAIEQELTRRIGEAGKRLHTARSRNDQVATDVRLFVKRRAHELVALANRLRSTIVDLAEAHLGAVMPGYTHLQKAQPVLFSHHLLAYFWMLSRDVRRLKAAYDAADALPLGSAALAGTTFPIDRGAVAAELGVSAVVPNSMDAVSDRDFAADAIYACALGMVHLSRLCEELVLWSTEEFGFIVLDDAWSTGSSIMPQKKNPDFAELVRGKTGRAIGDLVALLVTLKGLPLAYNKDMQEDKEPLFDALDTYADALVAVEGMLATMRVDTERMAAAALGGYMAATDLADLLASKGVPFREAHEIVGRLVLECERSGRRLQDLSATELAAASPHLGEDAVAALDIAEVVARRTSEGGTAPERVREQLADASAVLAADERWLAEHPPA
- a CDS encoding argininosuccinate synthase, encoding MTRPTCVLAYSGGLDTSVAIRWLMENKGVDVVALAVDVGQERQDLEMVRAKALAIGAVESIVKDVREEFVNDFLAKALRANALYENKYPLLSALSRPIIVKHLVEEAHRCGARYIAHGCTGKGNDQVRFEVGIAALDPDIEVIAPVREWELKTREQEMEYAARYGIPVPTTKSSPYSIDDNLWGRAIECGVLEDPWVEPPADIYTLTADSRGGACDEPEYVEISFEQGLPVALDGTPMSFHDIIVRMNEIAGKHGFGRIDMIENRLVGVKSREIYEVPGALTLITAHKALEDLCLERELLHYKLGVEQKWAELVYNGMWYSPLKEALDGFIDTTQQLVTGDVRLRFYKGSCVTVGRRSPYSLYDYNLATYDAADTFDHKAAAGFVQLWGLPTKVWARQRRKVGKEGEV
- a CDS encoding arginine repressor; protein product: MRKRKQRQEAIRKIVRREHIKTQRELVDRLSQHGFDCTQATVSRDIADMGLRKLSEGFYVLAEDLHLQRMISELVVSVVRSGQLVLVKTTAGAGQGVAAAIDGAELDEVLGSIAGDDTILIIARSDAEAQAVVESIERYRGKRQ
- the argF gene encoding ornithine carbamoyltransferase; the encoded protein is MQSLMGRDLLTLGELTPEELTAVLDRADAQKRARANARRSPQMTGRSAALIFMKPSMRTRVSFELACVDLGLHPVVLGPGDAFSRNETIHDTVKVLERYVDVIVIRTFAQADVEEIALHASVPVVNALTDDYHPCQVLADLLTIRERRGALAGLRLAYVGDGNNMANTLMLGGALAGMDVVVASPAGFEPKERFVHDAVALAERYGTGASIRVIRSPEEAVRGADVVVTDTWASMGQEAEHDARVAAFRGYTVTPELMALAKPDAIFMHCLPAHRGEEVLDEVIDGPQSVVFDEAENRLHAQRAWLSLVLS
- a CDS encoding acetylornithine transaminase — translated: MGEALTRAVDLDARYAWPTYARKPVLFVRGSGMRLYDEDGAEYLDFVAGIGVVNLGHAHPAVSRAVREQAERLVHVSNLYHVEHRAELEERLCTLFGEPSRVFLCNSGTEAVEAAIKLARAWGRSVRGEKCFRIVAAERSFHGRTFGALSATGQASKQAKFEPLVPGFTHVPLNDIDALERALGPDVCAVLLEPVQGEGGVFPCDVEYLKAVRSLCDERGVLLVLDEVQAGLYRTGPVFAHRAYGVRPDVMTLAKALANGLPAGAVLARAQVAEVLSPGDHGSTFAGGPVVCAAALATLDALTSERLGENATRAGAYLRDALERFGERTGLIAEIRGAGLMVGVTLTRPVAKTLADAALERRVLLNPIGDDIVRFLPPLVCTESEIDTLSAVMDDISKGL
- the argB gene encoding acetylglutamate kinase; translated protein: MNEHMQTLLDKALTLTEALPWIKRTWGRTVVVKYGGSAMTDPAMRASIAEDVVLMKLVGVNPVIVHGGGPDITAYMQRLGLPVEFRNGLRVTPPEAMEVVKMVLVGKNNKDIVSDINSHGRYAVGISGDDGNLIRARQLDPELGMVGEVTGIDTTVVDNLIGDGFIPVVATVGAGEDGSSYNINADTAAGEIAAALGAEKIIFLTDVDGLYADFTDKGSLISALSLEQARSMVTAGEVEKGMLPKVQACVRALEGGVSRAHILNGTTPHALLLEVYTDAGVGTMITRNGAPTEGEVS